From one Pararge aegeria chromosome 21, ilParAegt1.1, whole genome shotgun sequence genomic stretch:
- the LOC120633403 gene encoding uncharacterized protein LOC120633403 has product MAGQVIINEFLTFVQNKIDVLDELSIVQICATNFLDAEIEAGKSTLYSACGDKVRIVQRKGDDKKKRNIKDVIKLLKEVDPDAQPTFVAKDLNRLPPVSFDYVDVTRLLKDMTTMKTELSEFQMRMSTEIVDLRNSFEQQTFKCKEVGPLHISPDKTKSLPLTPEPYAKKTCPTKPVETMYTPTYRDIVHKAPRSRRAKTTRIHSGQTDGDRVLVDSRLKLKSNEVVKGQLPVCDDDFTLVMNKKRKHKINNLRGTLESFGKIRVVESQCSIYVSRVMKSVTEADINDHITDRGEQCSKVELLKQFQETSFNSFKVTIPTSKLETFLNPNFWPAGLVYRRYRERRFPTVFK; this is encoded by the coding sequence ATGGCGGGTcaagtaataattaatgaattctTGACGTTTGTTCAAAACAAAATAGATGTGTTAGACGAATTGAGTATAGTGCAAATTTGTGCCACCAACTTTTTGGATGCGGAAATTGAAGCTGGAAAGAGTACTCTGTACAGTGCGTGTGGTGACAAAGTACGTATTGTACAAAGAAAAGGAGATGACAAGAAGAAACGCAACATAAAAGATGTCATCAAATTACTGAAAGAAGTGGACCCTGATGCACAACCGACTTTCGTTGCCAAAGACCTGAACCGGTTGCCACCGGTCTCTTTTGACTATGTCGATGTAACTCGACTTTTAAAAGACATGACGACCATGAAGACAGAACTCTCCGAGTTTCAGATGAGAATGAGCACGGAAATAGTTGATTTGCGCAACTCGTTTGAGCAACAAACGTTTAAGTGCAAGGAGGTTGGTCCGCTGCATATATCGCCCGATAAAACAAAATCGCTACCGCTTACGCCCGAACCATACGCAAAGAAGACATGCCCGACAAAACCGGTTGAGACGATGTACACGCCGACGTACAGAGACATTGTGCATAAGGCACCGCGCTCTCGACGTGCTAAAACTACCCGTATTCATAGTGGTCAGACGGATGGGGATCGTGTACTAGTTGATAGCAGGCTAAAGTTAAAATCGAATGAGGTAGTTAAGGGACAATTACCTGTATGCGATGACGATTTTACTTTAGTTATGAATAAGAAAcgcaaacataaaattaataacttgcGAGGGACATTAGAAAGTTTTGGGAAGATAAGGGTGGTAGAATCACAATGTTCAATTTATGTCTCACGAGTTATGAAGTCTGTTACTGAAGCTGATATTAACGACCATATTACGGACAGGGGCGAACAATGTAGTAAGGTCGAATTGCTTAAGCAGTTCCAAGAAACATCGTTCAACTCATTTAAAGTAACCATACCTACCAGTAAATTAGAGACATTCCTGAATCCCAACTTTTGGCCCGCTGGACTGGTTTACCGTCGTTATCGAGAACGCAGATTTCCCACCGtctttaaataa